A genomic segment from Vanacampus margaritifer isolate UIUO_Vmar chromosome 3, RoL_Vmar_1.0, whole genome shotgun sequence encodes:
- the LOC144048742 gene encoding protein FAM200B-like, with the protein MVLQPCPGLLLLLCVFRLGSTIRLHTCQLVRFIRILYVFLPFQIMYAVHRLLYGEKKNALTCACVDIHRVNIVEASMEEPPRKKRRTQGSGRHQKEWELLQASHKTTNAEILFCHFLAEHNIAFTAADHFSDLVKVMFPDSQTAKEFACRRTKATMIVKESLARGYTQDVIQYCRTHPFTLMIDESNDRTTKKRLVVLAHFFDGENTNTRLLDLPELASGTAASIFAVIDNILQENDIPWSNIVGFASDNCNTMVGKKNSVLSRIKEKNGAVFSVGCICHLGNLCVKDGLKTLPVNIDDLLVDIFYFFKNSSKRIEDFKEFQDFTNSEQEKILKHCPTRWLSLQKVVERTLSQYEALKSYFASHADVERAGKVKSIHDRLQDPVTLLTLHFLSFILPQINQFNIVFQTEACMIGDLLPEMERLLKKLLVKFVQMEHVKSADSLLAVDDTNRYLQHEDSRLAVGLGTRALFQDTNEEDEIRQTRSEKARLAVHSFKLIGRCRIFAHFVLTNQGNE; encoded by the exons ATGGTACTCCAGCCCTGCCCTGGACTGCTGTTGCTGCTATGTGTGTTCAGATTGGGAAGCACAATAAGATTgcatacctgtcaacttgtacgttttatacgtattttatacgtttttttaccatttcaaatcatgtacgccgtacaccgacttttgtacggggaaaaaaaaaatgcgctgacatgcgcatgcgtagatatacatagagtaaatatcgtggaagcaagcatggaggagccacctaggaagaaacgaagaactcaaggatcgggtcgacaccagaaagaatgggagttacttcaag catcccacaaaacgacaaatgcggaaattctcttctgccattttcttgctgagcacaacattgctttcacagctgcggaccacttctcggatttggtgaaagttatgtttccggattcacagacagctaag gagtttgcatgtcggaggaccaaggctacgatgattgttaaggagagccttgcacgtggctacacccaagatgtcattcagtactgcagaactcacccatttaccctcatgattgatgaaagcaatgatcgtactaccaaaaagcggcttgttgtgttagctcacttctttgatggggagaacacaaataccagactcctcgatttaccagagttggcatcaggcacagcagcatcaatctttgccgttattgacaacattttacaagaaaatgacattccatggagtaacattgtgggatttgcaagcgacaattgcaacaccatggttggaaagaaaaactctgtcttgtctaggataaaagaaaaaaatggagctgtttttagtgttggatgcatttgtcatcttggcaatctgtgtgtcaaagatggactgaagacattgccagtaaacatagatgacttgctggtggatatattttatttttttaaaaatagttccaaacgaattgaggattttaaagagtttcaggactttacaaattccgagcaagaaaaaatcctaaagcattgtccgacacgatggttgtctctgcaaaaagtggttgaaagaacattgtctcagtacgaagcactcaaaagctacttcgctagccatgcggatgttgaaagggcaggtaaagtgaaaagcatccatgatcgacttcaagaccctgttactctcctcacactccacttcctcagcttcatcctgcctcaaataaatcaattcaatattgtgttccaaacagaggcatgtatgattggagatttgctaccagaaatggaaagactcttaaagaaactcttggtgaaatttgtgcaaatggaacatgtcaaatctgctgatagCCTGCTGGCAGTTGATGATACAAACAGATACCTGCAGCATGAAGATAGCAGGCTTGCTGTTGGCTTGGGCACCAGGGCCCTCTTCCAAGACaccaatgaggaggatgaaatcag ACAGACCCGTTCGGAAAAGGCGAGGCTTGCTGTACATTCcttcaagctgattggacgCTGCAGgatctttgcacattttgttttgaccaatcaaggcaacgaaTGA